From one Pirellulales bacterium genomic stretch:
- a CDS encoding FIST C-terminal domain-containing protein, with amino-acid sequence MADSPGALRAVVVVSTLADTADAVEQCTASALEQLGATPDLGVVFATHDHRSAAEELAAKIRARTGVRCLIGCTGESLACGELEFESGPALVLWLAVLPGVKLVPIHLSFNRQADGGAIVGWPDELSAVWSDQSALLVLGEPFSFPVELLLDNVSEQHPGVPVVGGMASGAHSPEQNVLWLDDQAHADGAVAVLVDGPVRLRPIVSQGCRPVGRTFVVTKAEQNVVQQLGGRPALEQLQEVYAGLSPDEQRQVQQGLHLGRVINEYQDRFERGDFLVRNVLGADPQSGAVAVGDYVRVGQTVQFHIRDAATADDDLRALLSAARGVQRPAGALLFTCNGRGTRLFESPHHDAATCQELLGPLPLAGFFAQGELGPVGGRNFIHGFTASVVLFEAARA; translated from the coding sequence ATGGCCGATTCACCTGGCGCCCTGCGAGCCGTTGTCGTCGTCTCGACGCTGGCCGACACGGCGGACGCGGTCGAGCAGTGCACTGCATCGGCCCTGGAACAGCTCGGCGCGACGCCCGATCTGGGCGTCGTGTTTGCAACCCATGATCATCGCAGCGCTGCCGAAGAGTTGGCCGCCAAGATACGTGCGCGAACGGGTGTTCGCTGCCTGATCGGCTGCACAGGCGAATCGCTGGCCTGCGGCGAGCTTGAATTCGAGTCGGGACCTGCGCTGGTCCTTTGGCTCGCGGTGCTGCCGGGCGTCAAGCTCGTGCCCATTCACCTGTCGTTCAATCGCCAGGCCGACGGCGGCGCGATCGTCGGTTGGCCGGATGAGCTGTCCGCGGTGTGGTCCGACCAGAGCGCTTTGCTGGTGCTCGGCGAACCCTTTTCTTTTCCTGTCGAACTGCTGTTGGACAACGTGTCCGAGCAGCATCCAGGCGTTCCCGTGGTTGGCGGCATGGCCAGCGGCGCCCATAGCCCCGAGCAAAACGTCCTCTGGCTCGACGATCAGGCCCACGCCGATGGCGCGGTTGCGGTGCTCGTCGACGGACCTGTCCGCTTGCGCCCCATCGTGTCGCAAGGGTGTCGGCCCGTGGGGCGGACGTTCGTCGTGACCAAGGCCGAGCAGAACGTCGTGCAGCAGCTCGGCGGCCGGCCCGCCCTGGAGCAACTGCAAGAGGTGTACGCCGGGTTGTCGCCCGACGAACAGCGCCAGGTGCAGCAAGGACTGCATCTCGGGCGCGTGATCAACGAGTATCAAGATCGCTTCGAACGCGGCGACTTCCTGGTGCGCAACGTCCTTGGCGCTGACCCCCAGTCGGGCGCCGTGGCCGTGGGCGATTATGTCCGCGTCGGTCAGACCGTGCAGTTTCACATCCGCGATGCGGCCACGGCCGACGACGATCTGCGTGCGCTGTTGTCCGCGGCGCGTGGCGTGCAACGCCCGGCCGGGGCCTTGCTATTCACCTGCAACGGACGGGGTACGCGCTTGTTTGAATCGCCCCACCACGACGCGGCAACCTGCCAGGAACTGCTCGGTCCGTTGCCGTTGGCCGGCTTCTTCGCCCAGGGAGAGCTGGGACCCGTCGGCGGGCGCAATTTCATTCACGGCTTCACGGCGAGCGTGGTGTTGTTCGAGGCGGCTCGAGCGTGA
- a CDS encoding HEAT repeat domain-containing protein, which produces MLRVTTAFVGCLTIAAFAPAWAAEAEPMLATISVPEGFVVEQVAGPPLVEHPMMASFDPQGRLYVADSAGFNLSAEELLAQTPNRILRLEDTDGDGRFDRRTVFADRMTFPMGAQWYRGAVYVASPPSIWRLEDVDGDGVAERREELVTKFGFIGNAADIHGCFLGPDGRIYWCDGRHGHHFTDGDGQTTSQGQAARIFSCLPDGSNVEALCGGGMDNPVELAFAPEGDVFGTMTFYNPDDHRHDAIVHFIHGGVYPRKHSVVQEFKRTGDFMPPLCLFETVAPAGLLRYQGRQFPDPMRGNLFSVQFNTHQLLRHPIARSGATWSATTEPFLASSHIDFHPTDVLEDADGSLLVIDTGGWFRHGCPTSQVAKPDVLGAIYRVRYREAPPVVDPRGLTLEWEQATTEQLLDRLNEPRPAVLERAIDTLALRGDAMVAAGARLLADPQTAPVRRRNALWALTRANTRAGRHLLRAALRDPDLSVQLTAARATGTLRDREALVDLLPLLASPEPVLRREAATALGRIGQPAAVPALLEAVALGGDRFLEHALIFALIEINDRSTTLMGLDDPRSEVRRAALIALDQMDDGQLQRDEVVRLLDTSDFALQQAVLDCVARHEGWAGETVGLLGTWLADAQRAPEQSETLRGALVAFAAQAEVEQLIAAGLGDEQASDANRLLLLEAASQANVAQLPDAWKPGVERALAAAEPAVVVAALAAAARRPEAFIDELLTLAADERRDSAARVRALELLAPLEELDDAAIALLVDRAAHADSALERLAAARALGAARLDNARLLALTEVVAGAGPLELPALLAAFELRGDVINSAWLPQPDLGLALVKALDAAPGRAAVPQARLAGILAVFPTPEAQAEAMQLMAEAAAAQATQAERLAQLEPHLAGGDAERGAAVFQGRKAGCAACHRVGSAGETIGPDLSHVGQIRAPRDLLESIVLPSVTLARGYETVTVATSGGQSYTGVISRETVDALELRNAQREVFRIARGDIAELAPNPVSIMPQGLDQVLTPQELADLVAYLHSLK; this is translated from the coding sequence ATGCTCCGAGTCACAACTGCCTTCGTGGGTTGCCTCACGATCGCGGCCTTCGCGCCCGCGTGGGCCGCCGAAGCGGAACCCATGCTCGCCACGATTTCGGTGCCCGAAGGTTTTGTCGTCGAACAAGTGGCCGGTCCACCGCTGGTCGAACACCCGATGATGGCGTCGTTCGATCCCCAAGGGCGGCTCTACGTCGCCGACAGCGCCGGCTTCAACCTTTCGGCCGAGGAACTGCTGGCCCAGACGCCCAACCGCATCTTGCGACTTGAAGATACGGACGGCGACGGGCGGTTCGATCGCCGCACGGTGTTTGCCGACCGTATGACTTTCCCCATGGGAGCCCAGTGGTATCGCGGCGCCGTCTATGTCGCGAGCCCGCCGAGCATTTGGCGACTCGAGGACGTCGACGGTGACGGCGTGGCAGAACGTCGCGAAGAGTTGGTCACCAAGTTCGGCTTCATCGGCAATGCGGCCGATATCCACGGCTGCTTCCTCGGTCCCGACGGCCGCATCTACTGGTGCGACGGCCGTCACGGACACCATTTCACCGACGGCGATGGCCAAACGACGAGCCAAGGCCAGGCGGCGCGAATCTTTTCCTGCTTGCCCGACGGCAGCAACGTCGAGGCGCTCTGCGGTGGCGGCATGGACAACCCGGTCGAGTTGGCTTTCGCGCCCGAGGGCGACGTGTTCGGCACGATGACGTTCTACAACCCCGACGATCATCGCCACGACGCGATCGTGCATTTCATCCACGGCGGCGTCTACCCGCGCAAGCATTCCGTCGTGCAGGAATTCAAGCGCACGGGCGATTTCATGCCGCCGCTGTGCTTGTTCGAAACCGTGGCGCCGGCTGGTCTCTTGCGCTATCAGGGCCGACAGTTCCCAGATCCGATGCGCGGCAACCTGTTCAGTGTGCAGTTCAATACGCATCAATTGCTGCGGCACCCGATCGCCCGTAGCGGAGCAACCTGGTCGGCCACGACCGAGCCGTTCCTCGCTTCCTCGCACATCGATTTCCATCCGACCGACGTCCTTGAAGATGCCGACGGCTCGCTGTTGGTGATCGACACCGGCGGCTGGTTTCGGCACGGCTGCCCAACTTCGCAGGTGGCCAAACCCGACGTGCTCGGCGCCATCTATCGCGTGCGCTACCGCGAGGCACCACCCGTGGTCGATCCGCGCGGCCTGACGTTGGAATGGGAGCAAGCCACGACCGAGCAGTTGCTCGACCGGCTGAACGAACCACGGCCTGCCGTTTTGGAACGCGCCATCGATACCCTGGCGCTGCGCGGCGACGCGATGGTCGCAGCCGGCGCCCGGCTGTTGGCTGATCCGCAGACTGCGCCGGTTCGCCGCCGCAATGCCCTGTGGGCGCTGACCCGCGCCAACACGCGTGCCGGACGGCACCTGCTGCGGGCGGCGCTGCGCGATCCGGACTTGAGCGTGCAACTGACCGCGGCGCGGGCGACGGGCACACTGCGCGATCGCGAGGCATTGGTCGACCTGCTGCCGCTGCTGGCCAGTCCTGAGCCCGTCCTGCGCCGCGAGGCGGCTACGGCCCTGGGGCGCATCGGCCAGCCGGCCGCCGTGCCGGCGCTGCTCGAGGCCGTGGCGCTGGGCGGCGATCGATTCCTCGAACATGCCTTGATTTTTGCCTTGATCGAAATCAACGACCGGTCGACGACGCTCATGGGGCTCGACGATCCACGGTCCGAAGTGCGGCGAGCAGCACTCATCGCACTCGATCAAATGGACGATGGCCAACTCCAGCGCGACGAGGTCGTACGGCTGCTGGACACTTCAGACTTTGCCCTGCAACAAGCGGTGCTCGATTGTGTCGCTCGCCACGAAGGTTGGGCCGGCGAGACCGTCGGTTTGCTGGGCACCTGGCTGGCCGACGCCCAGCGCGCGCCCGAGCAATCCGAGACCTTGCGCGGCGCACTCGTGGCCTTCGCCGCGCAGGCCGAAGTCGAACAGCTGATCGCCGCTGGGCTGGGTGACGAGCAGGCCAGCGACGCGAACCGGCTGCTGCTGCTCGAGGCCGCGTCCCAGGCGAACGTCGCGCAGTTGCCCGACGCTTGGAAACCCGGCGTCGAGCGTGCGCTTGCCGCTGCCGAGCCGGCTGTGGTGGTCGCCGCGTTGGCCGCGGCCGCGCGACGCCCGGAAGCGTTCATCGACGAGCTGCTGACGCTCGCCGCGGATGAACGCCGCGACTCGGCAGCGCGTGTGCGGGCACTCGAATTGCTTGCCCCCTTGGAGGAACTCGACGATGCGGCGATTGCGCTGCTCGTCGATCGTGCCGCCCATGCCGACTCGGCCCTCGAACGGCTCGCGGCAGCGCGAGCGCTCGGCGCGGCGCGGCTCGACAATGCCCGACTGCTGGCGCTGACCGAGGTGGTCGCCGGAGCCGGGCCCTTGGAATTGCCCGCGCTCTTGGCGGCGTTTGAGCTGCGCGGCGACGTGATCAATTCGGCCTGGCTGCCCCAGCCCGATCTCGGTCTGGCGCTGGTCAAAGCCCTCGACGCCGCGCCTGGCCGCGCGGCTGTCCCTCAGGCACGCCTGGCCGGTATCCTGGCGGTGTTTCCCACGCCCGAGGCGCAGGCCGAGGCGATGCAGCTCATGGCCGAGGCTGCAGCCGCCCAGGCTACACAGGCCGAGCGCCTGGCGCAGCTCGAACCGCACCTGGCCGGCGGCGACGCAGAACGGGGTGCCGCCGTATTTCAGGGACGCAAGGCGGGCTGCGCGGCATGTCATCGGGTGGGATCGGCGGGCGAGACGATCGGTCCCGACTTGTCGCACGTCGGCCAGATTCGCGCGCCGCGCGATCTGCTCGAATCGATCGTCCTGCCCAGCGTGACCTTGGCGCGCGGTTACGAAACCGTCACCGTCGCCACGAGCGGAGGGCAAAGCTACACGGGGGTCATCAGCCGGGAAACTGTCGACGCGCTCGAGCTCCGCAATGCCCAGCGCGAGGTGTTTCGGATCGCGCGCGGCGACATTGCCGAGCTGGCGCCGAATCCCGTTTCGATCATGCCCCAAGGGCTGGACCAGGTGCTGACGCCGCAAGAATTGGCCGACCTCGTCGCATACTTGCACAGTCTGAAATAG
- a CDS encoding HTTM domain-containing protein, translated as MVNDAPAGAVRRWLQRPVDGASLAAFRIGFGLTVIYLLGSFLVPRAGGRNWIDLLLTGPETRWHFPYPYLTWIRPLPEPGTTLVFLIALGAAICLTLGLAYRVASSLLLVAFSSIWLMDASLYGNHFPLTVVFLACLAMVPAARAGSIDAWLARRRGRAHDALVPWWAILLLRVQTGLVYFYGGVAKLHADWFAGEPLRMWLAARETVSPVERVLGAAAAARMHAVLAQPWAAWFFSYGGLIFDLTVPLLLAWRRTRVLALVLMTGFHAFNFVFIAQVGLVAVMAFWATLIFCEPDWPRRFWPWHRPAAELPATSLPRIGRLKTTVLCVWIAFQVLWPLRQFLIAGDAYWTDEGTRASWFLMTRNKTTALAQFRAVDPQVQAVATPTGPAVDWQAWRGMQPPVELIDVDARQVVWASLPEVFATYEPLIGERLFYNPEARGISTYGAAAARANELWLARFGRRLQLTKTESLEELLDQLGRAAIAKPGQNAAEHASYLQNLAIARTRLQEQYAATDADAWLSHYRATIAALDRCQAFAEHRPALVTTLVRCAPLGLQGYRREGLRPLLIGDAGLVGLGHRVAWRVQRDRWPGHLPTYGDTRLLEARYWRDLPSLVPIIAPDGSVAFLWNYTHELNDHQIEALELLPPLAGPLAQHIADWWQQTQRRRPRVYGSALVALNRRPLLQVFDPTVDIAAEPYRVWRHNPWITLEPPRTTPRSP; from the coding sequence GTGGTCAACGATGCACCGGCCGGCGCGGTGCGTCGCTGGCTCCAGCGGCCCGTCGACGGGGCGAGCCTCGCCGCCTTCCGCATCGGCTTCGGGCTCACGGTGATCTATCTGTTGGGCTCGTTTCTCGTACCCCGCGCCGGAGGGCGCAACTGGATCGATCTGCTGCTCACCGGGCCGGAAACGCGGTGGCACTTTCCGTATCCCTACCTGACTTGGATCAGGCCCCTGCCCGAGCCGGGCACGACGCTCGTGTTCCTCATCGCCCTGGGGGCGGCCATCTGCCTCACGTTGGGGCTCGCCTATCGCGTGGCGAGCAGCCTGTTGCTCGTTGCCTTCAGCTCTATCTGGCTGATGGACGCGTCGCTCTACGGCAATCACTTTCCGCTGACGGTCGTGTTTCTGGCGTGCCTGGCGATGGTGCCCGCCGCACGCGCCGGGTCGATCGACGCGTGGCTGGCGCGCCGTCGCGGCCGCGCCCACGATGCGCTGGTACCTTGGTGGGCGATTCTGCTGCTGCGCGTTCAGACCGGGCTGGTCTATTTCTACGGTGGCGTCGCCAAGCTCCATGCCGATTGGTTCGCCGGCGAACCCTTGCGGATGTGGCTCGCGGCCCGTGAGACCGTGTCGCCTGTAGAACGAGTGCTCGGCGCGGCGGCGGCCGCAAGGATGCACGCGGTCCTGGCACAACCCTGGGCCGCCTGGTTCTTCTCGTACGGCGGATTGATCTTCGATCTGACGGTCCCCCTGCTGCTCGCCTGGCGGCGAACGCGCGTCCTGGCGCTCGTATTGATGACCGGCTTCCACGCGTTCAACTTCGTGTTCATTGCCCAAGTCGGGCTCGTGGCGGTGATGGCGTTTTGGGCCACGCTGATCTTTTGCGAGCCCGACTGGCCCCGGCGTTTCTGGCCCTGGCATCGCCCCGCGGCGGAACTTCCCGCGACATCGCTGCCGCGGATCGGCCGCTTGAAGACGACCGTGCTGTGCGTCTGGATTGCCTTTCAGGTCCTCTGGCCGCTACGCCAATTCCTGATCGCGGGCGACGCCTATTGGACCGACGAAGGTACCCGGGCCAGTTGGTTCCTGATGACCCGGAACAAGACAACCGCGCTGGCCCAATTCCGCGCGGTCGATCCGCAGGTCCAAGCCGTGGCGACTCCCACAGGGCCGGCGGTCGATTGGCAGGCGTGGCGGGGCATGCAGCCGCCCGTCGAGCTGATCGACGTCGACGCGCGGCAAGTCGTCTGGGCGTCCCTTCCCGAGGTTTTCGCCACGTATGAGCCCCTGATCGGCGAGCGGTTGTTCTACAACCCGGAGGCCAGGGGTATTTCAACGTACGGTGCTGCCGCGGCGCGCGCCAACGAGTTGTGGCTCGCGCGTTTCGGCCGGCGCCTGCAATTGACGAAGACCGAGTCGCTCGAAGAGCTGCTCGATCAGCTCGGCCGGGCGGCGATCGCCAAGCCAGGCCAGAACGCGGCCGAACACGCGAGCTACCTTCAGAACCTGGCGATCGCGCGAACGCGGCTGCAAGAACAGTACGCCGCGACCGATGCCGACGCGTGGCTCAGCCATTACCGCGCGACGATCGCCGCACTCGATCGCTGCCAGGCGTTTGCGGAACACCGGCCTGCACTTGTCACGACCTTGGTGCGCTGTGCGCCGCTCGGTTTGCAAGGCTACCGCCGCGAGGGGCTGCGGCCCTTGTTGATCGGCGATGCGGGCCTGGTCGGACTGGGCCATCGCGTCGCGTGGCGTGTGCAACGCGATCGCTGGCCGGGTCATCTGCCGACCTATGGCGACACGCGGCTCCTCGAAGCTCGTTATTGGCGCGACCTGCCGTCGCTCGTGCCGATCATCGCGCCCGACGGTAGCGTGGCGTTTCTCTGGAACTACACGCATGAGCTGAACGACCACCAGATCGAGGCGCTGGAGCTGTTGCCGCCGCTGGCCGGGCCGCTCGCGCAACACATCGCCGACTGGTGGCAGCAAACCCAGCGCCGACGCCCCCGGGTGTACGGCTCGGCGCTGGTGGCCCTCAACCGACGGCCTTTGCTGCAGGTCTTCGATCCCACGGTTGATATTGCCGCGGAACCTTACCGCGTCTGGCGACATAATCCGTGGATCACGCTCGAGCCGCCTCGAACAACACCACGCTCGCCGTGA
- a CDS encoding dienelactone hydrolase family protein, which yields MNALRTGSPILNACLLLVTLTLFAPRESRAVETGFLSRSYQDAEGVEHKYVVFVPAAYDGNTPFPLIIFLHGAGERGTDNEKQVAVGLGPVVRKQAATFPAIVLFPQAEKSWMAGSPDLQRAAAELDRVEQDYRVDLTRVYATGLSMGGRGTWDLVASHPDRFAAAALICGFYNFDTIEPLAKIPTWFFHGDSDPVVPVRNSRQAHEKLKALNAAVQYTEYPGVKHDSWLQAYDTAELYTWLFAQRRGAAN from the coding sequence ATGAACGCCTTACGCACGGGAAGTCCGATCCTCAACGCGTGCCTGTTGCTGGTCACGCTCACTTTGTTTGCACCCCGGGAGTCCAGGGCCGTGGAAACCGGATTTCTGTCGCGCAGCTATCAAGACGCCGAGGGCGTCGAACACAAATACGTCGTGTTTGTCCCGGCAGCCTATGACGGCAACACGCCGTTTCCGCTGATCATCTTTCTGCACGGCGCCGGCGAGCGTGGGACCGACAACGAAAAGCAGGTGGCCGTGGGGCTGGGGCCCGTCGTGCGGAAACAGGCGGCAACGTTTCCGGCCATCGTGCTCTTTCCCCAGGCGGAGAAAAGCTGGATGGCAGGGTCGCCCGACTTGCAGCGTGCCGCGGCCGAACTCGATCGCGTCGAGCAGGATTATCGTGTCGATCTGACCCGGGTCTATGCGACCGGCCTGTCGATGGGCGGCCGAGGTACCTGGGACCTCGTCGCTTCGCATCCCGACCGATTCGCGGCCGCCGCTCTGATCTGTGGCTTCTATAATTTCGATACGATCGAGCCGCTGGCGAAGATTCCCACCTGGTTCTTTCACGGCGACAGCGATCCAGTCGTCCCGGTGCGCAACAGCCGCCAGGCGCATGAAAAATTGAAGGCCCTGAACGCTGCGGTCCAGTACACCGAGTACCCTGGCGTGAAGCACGATAGCTGGTTGCAGGCCTACGACACGGCCGAACTTTACACCTGGCTGTTCGCGCAGCGTCGCGGCGCCGCCAACTAA
- a CDS encoding GGDEF domain-containing protein, which translates to MLLVVATAQAALAVGLGLWLASWLSRWRERSSSKCFSQPDAPGELSLRLEQLEAEYAHAQRQLLEQARQLESVAAEALTDGLTGLPNRRAFDDELDRCLALTRRYDRPLSLLLCDIDHFKKFNDRYGHPTGDFVLRETAQLLRSTLRPSDFVARFGGEEFAILLPETGLADAIIAAEKLRLAVCVARPEFDGQKFQITVSQGVTQATRNDGTAAFVRRADAALYAAKSAGRNCVHYHDGELCRAMRLDDQGLSSLDNPADALALVGDEIRQRLAALTAELPSLPGKGG; encoded by the coding sequence ATGCTGCTCGTCGTAGCGACGGCACAGGCAGCCCTGGCCGTGGGCCTGGGGTTGTGGTTGGCCTCGTGGCTGAGTCGCTGGCGCGAGCGGTCGTCGTCCAAGTGCTTTTCGCAACCGGACGCGCCGGGCGAGCTTTCCCTACGCCTCGAGCAACTCGAAGCAGAATACGCACACGCTCAGCGGCAACTGCTGGAGCAGGCCCGACAACTGGAAAGCGTGGCGGCCGAAGCGCTGACCGACGGCCTCACGGGCTTGCCCAATCGCAGGGCGTTTGACGACGAGCTGGATCGCTGTCTCGCACTGACCAGGCGGTACGATCGCCCGCTGTCGCTGCTGCTGTGCGACATCGACCACTTCAAGAAGTTCAACGATCGCTACGGTCACCCAACCGGCGACTTCGTATTGCGCGAAACGGCGCAACTGCTGCGCAGCACTCTGCGGCCGAGCGATTTCGTCGCCCGCTTCGGCGGCGAGGAATTCGCCATCCTGCTGCCCGAGACGGGGCTGGCCGACGCGATCATCGCTGCCGAAAAGCTGCGGCTGGCCGTGTGCGTTGCGCGACCCGAGTTCGACGGACAGAAATTCCAGATCACCGTCAGCCAGGGTGTCACGCAAGCAACTCGCAACGACGGCACGGCGGCCTTCGTGCGGCGTGCCGATGCGGCATTGTACGCGGCCAAGTCGGCAGGGCGCAATTGCGTTCACTACCACGACGGCGAGTTGTGCCGGGCGATGCGCCTGGACGACCAGGGCCTCTCCTCGCTCGACAACCCGGCAGATGCGCTCGCCTTGGTCGGAGACGAAATCCGGCAAAGACTCGCCGCGTTGACGGCCGAGCTGCCGAGTCTGCCGGGCAAAGGTGGTTGA
- a CDS encoding enoyl-CoA hydratase/isomerase family protein: protein MIHEEMRESIAVLQMVRGRGNSLSSDFLTALIEMLDRFEQGSASAAVLTGKAGIFSAGVDLPTLLEGGPQASERFLELLVHYFHRLAVCPKPIVAAVNGHAIAGGCITMFACDYTVAAEGNYKLGVTELLVGVPFPAWPLEIVRHRVPPNQFRALCYTGMTVPPADALQRGMVDEVVPLAQVMDRALAVARQLAEVPAATFAITKQQMRQPLLDAVASTTRYFEDTAIGLWLEPEIRAAIERFVARTIRRA, encoded by the coding sequence ATGATCCACGAAGAGATGCGCGAGTCGATTGCCGTGCTGCAGATGGTACGCGGGCGCGGGAACTCGCTGTCGAGCGATTTTCTCACCGCGCTCATCGAAATGCTCGATCGCTTCGAACAGGGGAGCGCCTCAGCGGCGGTGCTGACGGGCAAGGCCGGCATTTTTTCAGCAGGGGTCGATCTGCCCACCTTGCTCGAAGGGGGCCCCCAGGCCTCGGAGCGGTTTCTCGAGTTGCTCGTTCACTACTTTCACCGTCTGGCCGTTTGTCCCAAACCGATCGTCGCCGCGGTGAACGGCCACGCGATCGCCGGCGGCTGTATCACCATGTTTGCCTGTGACTACACGGTCGCCGCCGAGGGAAACTACAAGCTCGGCGTCACGGAACTGCTGGTCGGGGTGCCGTTCCCGGCCTGGCCCCTGGAGATCGTTCGCCACCGCGTGCCGCCCAACCAGTTTCGCGCATTGTGCTACACCGGCATGACGGTACCGCCGGCCGACGCCTTGCAGCGCGGCATGGTCGACGAGGTGGTGCCTTTGGCGCAAGTCATGGATCGAGCCTTGGCCGTCGCGCGGCAATTGGCCGAGGTTCCCGCCGCCACGTTTGCGATCACCAAGCAGCAAATGCGGCAGCCGCTGCTGGACGCCGTGGCGTCGACGACGCGCTATTTCGAGGACACGGCCATTGGGCTCTGGCTCGAACCGGAGATTCGCGCCGCCATCGAACGGTTCGTCGCGCGGACGATCCGGCGCGCCTAG